One Cellulosimicrobium protaetiae genomic region harbors:
- a CDS encoding serine/threonine-protein kinase has protein sequence MSTKRAPSPPPEITGFEYVSLVGSGGFSDVFLYQQQRPRRRVAVKVLLHEWSSHSQRAAFDAEADLMATLSTHPSIVTMYEADIADDGRPYLAMEYCSRPNLGARYRTERLSVAEALRTAVQIAGAVETAHRAGILHRDIKPANILVTEYGHPALTDFGISSTVDDAARAEGMSIPWSPPESFAEPPRSGIATDVWALAATTYTLLAGRTPFEVPGGSNSSANLISRIETSPLPPTGRTDVPASLERVLATAMAKNPGSRYPTVLAFARALQQVQNELSYAVTPIDLLDDSGHVQEEEPDDDAGTRLRQVVSIDPSGPGGTSSGPVAPSRPTQPTTPLRPGQPGAPWPGQSVAPGPAAPPQQQPGPRAPQQPYAPAAWHQGAPAHTAGTAPTSAVGPGGHAPVAELTDPSRMYPGAGRPGVWAQPPVEDTVHRPAGPDDGEPAAAPSEERSGRGALWATLAGVVGVAVAVGGFFLLRPDATVDDTDTGGGGEATAATDDDFVPSDNLGDLVPPVNDLVGTYDPAREVATFTWSYDSDKAQEGDMFAWKKLDVIENTPYKDNFDETTVELRAKPGEQVCIEVIVDRDGKFSAAPQKACVTGEAA, from the coding sequence GTGAGCACCAAGCGCGCACCGTCCCCACCGCCCGAGATCACGGGCTTCGAGTACGTCTCCCTGGTCGGCTCGGGCGGGTTCTCGGACGTCTTCCTCTACCAGCAGCAGCGGCCCCGCCGCCGCGTCGCGGTCAAGGTGCTGCTGCACGAGTGGTCCAGCCACTCGCAGCGCGCCGCGTTCGACGCCGAGGCCGACCTCATGGCGACGCTCTCGACGCACCCGTCGATCGTCACGATGTACGAGGCGGACATCGCCGACGACGGCCGCCCGTACCTCGCCATGGAGTACTGCTCGCGGCCCAACCTGGGCGCGCGGTACCGCACCGAGCGGCTGTCGGTCGCCGAGGCGCTGCGCACGGCGGTGCAGATCGCCGGCGCCGTCGAGACGGCGCACCGCGCGGGCATCCTGCACCGCGACATCAAGCCGGCGAACATCCTCGTGACCGAGTACGGCCACCCGGCGCTCACGGACTTCGGCATCTCCTCCACGGTCGACGACGCCGCGCGCGCCGAGGGCATGTCGATCCCGTGGTCGCCGCCAGAGTCGTTCGCCGAGCCGCCGCGCAGCGGCATCGCGACCGACGTGTGGGCCCTCGCCGCGACGACGTACACGCTGCTCGCGGGGCGGACCCCGTTCGAGGTCCCCGGCGGGTCGAACTCGAGCGCCAACCTCATCTCGCGCATCGAGACCTCGCCGCTGCCCCCGACGGGTCGCACCGACGTCCCCGCGTCGCTCGAACGCGTGCTCGCGACGGCGATGGCGAAGAACCCGGGGTCGCGCTACCCGACGGTCCTCGCGTTCGCCCGGGCGCTCCAGCAGGTGCAGAACGAGCTGTCGTACGCGGTCACGCCGATCGACCTGCTCGACGACTCCGGGCACGTACAGGAGGAGGAGCCGGACGATGACGCCGGCACCCGCCTGCGCCAGGTCGTCTCGATCGACCCGTCGGGGCCGGGCGGGACGTCGTCGGGTCCCGTCGCGCCGAGCCGGCCGACCCAGCCCACGACGCCGCTGCGGCCGGGCCAGCCAGGCGCCCCGTGGCCGGGCCAGAGCGTCGCGCCCGGACCGGCCGCCCCGCCGCAGCAGCAGCCGGGGCCGCGCGCCCCGCAGCAGCCCTACGCGCCCGCGGCCTGGCACCAGGGCGCGCCCGCGCACACCGCGGGTACCGCGCCGACGTCCGCCGTCGGCCCGGGCGGGCACGCGCCCGTCGCGGAGCTCACGGACCCGTCCCGGATGTACCCGGGCGCCGGGCGCCCGGGCGTCTGGGCTCAGCCGCCGGTCGAGGACACGGTCCACCGGCCCGCCGGGCCGGACGACGGCGAGCCGGCAGCCGCGCCGTCGGAGGAACGGTCGGGCCGTGGCGCGCTGTGGGCGACGCTCGCCGGCGTCGTCGGGGTGGCGGTCGCCGTCGGCGGGTTCTTCCTGCTGCGCCCGGACGCCACCGTGGACGACACGGACACCGGCGGGGGCGGCGAGGCGACGGCCGCCACGGACGACGACTTCGTGCCGTCGGACAACCTGGGCGACCTGGTCCCGCCGGTCAACGACCTCGTGGGGACGTACGACCCCGCGCGCGAGGTCGCGACCTTCACGTGGTCGTACGACTCGGACAAGGCGCAGGAGGGCGACATGTTCGCCTGGAAGAAGCTCGACGTGATCGAGAACACCCCGTACAAGGACAACTTCGACGAGACCACCGTCGAGCTCCGCGCCAAGCCGGGCGAGCAGGTCTGCATCGAGGTGATCGTGGACCGCGACGGCAAGTTCTCCGCGGCGCCGCAGAAGGCCTGCGTGACGGGGGAGGCCGCGTGA